One window of the Salvia splendens isolate huo1 chromosome 1, SspV2, whole genome shotgun sequence genome contains the following:
- the LOC121801761 gene encoding RING-H2 finger protein ATL80-like: MTARSRQLGGAISPPSPSETPSPPADALDSDFVVILAALLCALICVLGLVAVARCAWIRRLSGRSAPPTQPRRSEANRGLKKKVLKSLPRVTYGEDAEQAAKLSDCAICLAEFAAGEEIRVLPQCGHGFHVGCIDRWLGSHSSCPSCRQILVAARCRKCGNLPAAAMRIA, from the coding sequence atgaCCGCCCGTTCACGGCAGCTCGGCGGCGCAATCTCACCGCCGTCGCCTTCCGAAACACCCTCCCCTCCGGCCGACGCGCTCGACTCCGATTTCGTCGTCATCCTCGCGgctctcctctgcgccctaatCTGCGTGCTCGGCCTCGTCGCCGTCGCGCGGTGCGCCTGGATCCGGCGCCTCTCGGGGAGATCGGCGCCGCCGACGCAGCCGAGGCGGTCGGAGGCGAACAGAGGCCTGAAGAAGAAGGTGCTGAAGTCGCTGCCGAGGGTGACGTACGGCGAGGACGCGGAGCAGGCGGCGAAGCTCTCGGACTGCGCCATTTGCCTGGCGGAGTTCGCCGCCGGCGAGGAGATCCGCGTGCTGCCGCAGTGCGGCCACGGATTCCACGTCGGATGCATCGACAGGTGGCTCGGATCGCACTCGTCGTGCCCGTCCTGCCGCCAGATACTGGTGGCGGCGCGCTGCCGGAAATGCGGCAATTTGCCCGCGGCGGCGATGAGAATCGCGTGA
- the LOC121755228 gene encoding monosaccharide-sensing protein 2-like, with product MNGAALVAIAATIGNFLQGWDNATIAGAVVYIKKELELSAAIEGLIVAMSLIGATLITTCSGTISDWVGRRPMLICSSMFYFLSGIIMLWSPNVYVLLLARLLNGFGIGLAVTLVPLYISETAPSEIRGLLNTLPQFTGSGGMFLAYCMIFGMSLLASPSWRLMLGVLSVPALVYFALTVFYLPESPRWLVSKGKMLEAKRVLQRLRGREDVSGEMALLVEGLAVGGDASIEEYIIGPVDELDEDQEPTADRGAIKLYGPEEGLSWIAKPVTGQSRLSIVSRQGSLVTPSVPLMDPLVTLFGSVHEKLPETGSMRSMLFPNFGSMFSTAEPNMKNDEEWDEESLQREEGEGYRSDDVESDDNLHSPLISRQTTSLEKDGMGPQSHGSVLAMQGNAGDASSMGIGGGWQLAWKWSERETKEGGFKRIYLHQEGGVPGSRRGSLVSIPGDHAANVDGDYIQAAALVSQPALFSKDLMNQRPAGPAMAHPSQSAGEVSILAALLEPGVKRALIVGIGIQILQQFSGINGVLYYTPQILQQAGVDVLLSNLGLGSNSASFLISAVTNLLMLPSIAVAMRFMDVAGRRSLLLTTIPVLVISLVALVIGNLFDFGEVVHAVVSTVCVVIYFCTFVMGYGPIPNILCSEIFPTRVRGICIAICALVFWICDVIVTYTLPVMLTSIGLAGVFGIYAVVCVVSWIFIFLRVPETKGMPLEVITEFFAVGAKQGAAKTD from the exons ATGAACGGAGCTGCATTGGTGGCTATTGCTGCCACAATTGGCAACTTCTTGCAGGGATGGGATAATGCAACCATTGCTG GTGCTGTTGTTTACATTAAAAAAGAGCTTGAGTTGTCGGCCGCCATTGAAGGGCTTATCGTGGCAATGTCCCTCATCGGTGCCACGCTCATCACTACTTGCTCGGGGACGATTTCAGACTGGGTTGGTCGACGTCCTATGCTTATTTGTTCGTCCATGTTCTATTTCCTAAGTGGGATTATAATGCTGTGGTCGCCTAACGTCTATGTCCTGCTCCTAGCAAGGCTGTTGAATGGGTTTGGTATTGGACTTGCCGTTACTCTCGTCCCCCTTTATATATCCGAGACTGCACCCTCTGAGATACGAGGCCTGCTGAATACGCTCCCCCAGTTTACGGGTTCAGGTGGGATGTTTCTGGCATATTGTATGATTTTTGGGATGTCGTTGCTGGCCTCGCCTAGCTGGCGATTGATGCTGGGAGTTCTTTCTGTCCCGGCTCTTGTGTATTTTGCTTTGACTGTATTCTATTTGCCTGAATCTCCTCGATGGCTCGTGAGTAAAGGGAAGATGCTCGAGGCCAAACGAGTGCTGCAGAGACTACGTGGCAGGGAGGACGTCTCTG GTGAAATGGCTTTATTGGTCGAAGGCCTCGCTGTCGGTGGTGATGCGTCGATAGAAGAGTACATCATCGGTCCAGTAGATGAGTTAGACGAAGACCAGGAGCCGACCGCAGACAGAGGCGCAATCAAACTGTACGGACCCGAGGAGGGGCTCTCGTGGATTGCGAAGCCCGTCACCGGGCAGAGCCGTCTCAGCATCGTCTCTCGCCAAGGAAGCTTGGTAACTCCGAGCGTGCCTCTTATGGATCCTCTAGTGACGCTCTTCGGCAGCGTCCACGAGAAGCTTCCAGAAACAGGGAGCATGCGAAGCATGCTGTTCCCCAACTTCGGCAGCATGTTCAGCACCGCCGAGCCTAATATGAAGAACGACGAAGAGTGGGACGAAGAGAGCTTGCAAAGAGAAGAAGGCGAGGGCTACAGATCGGATGATGTAGAGTCCGACGATAACTTGCATAGTCCGCTGATTTCGCGCCAAACGACGAGTCTAGAGAAGGACGGAATGGGGCCTCAATCCCACGGCAGCGTCCTGGCTATGCAGGGGAACGCTGGAGATGCGAGTAGCATGGGCATCGGCGGTGGCTGGCAGTTGGCGTGGAAATGGTCCGAACGAGAGACGAAAGAGGGAGGTTTTAAGAGGATATATTTGCACCAGGAGGGTGGTGTCCCTGGCTCGAGACGAGGCTCTCTCGTTTCAATCCCCGGAGATCACGCTGCTAATGTAGACGGAGACTATATCCAGGCGGCGGCTTTAGTGAGCCAACCCGCCCTTTTCTCGAAAGATCTTATGAATCAGCGCCCAGCCGGACCTGCAATGGCGCACCCTTCGCAATCTGCTGGAGAAGTCTCGATTTTGGCGGCCCTTCTCGAGCCAGGGGTGAAACGGGCTTTGATTGTCGGGATCGGGATCCAAATACTGCAGCAG TTTTCCGGTATCAACGGCGTTCTCTACTACACACCTCAAATCCTTCAGCAGGCGGGCGTGGACGTTCTTCTCTCGAACCTCGGCCTCGGCTCCAACTCTGCGTCTTTCCTCATCAGCGCCGTCACAAATCTCTTGATGCTTCCGAGCATCGCCGTTGCTATGAGGTTCATGGATGTGGCTGGTCGAAG GTCACTGCTGCTGACAACAATACCAGTTCTAGTGATATCCCTCGTCGCTCTCGTTATCGGGAACCTCTTCGATTTCGGAGAGGTCGTCCACGCTGTCGTCTCGACAGTCTGCGTCGTTATCTACTTCTGCACGTTCGTGATGGGGTACGGGCCGATCCCGAACATCTTATGCTCGGAGATCTTCCCGACCAGGGTGCGCGGAATCTGCATTGCCATCTGCGCGTTGGTCTTCTGGATATGCGACGTGATCGTCACGTACACGCTCCCGGTGATGCTGACCTCGATCGGTTTAGCTGGCGTGTTCGGGATCTATGCTGTCGTCTGCGTCGTCTCGTGGATATTCATATTCTTGAGGGTTCCGGAGACGAAGGGGATGCCGTTGGAGGTCATCACGGAGTTCTTCGCCGTCGGGGCCAAGCAAGGGGCGGCCAAGACCGACTAG
- the LOC121755238 gene encoding protein PLASTID MOVEMENT IMPAIRED 1-like codes for MAANYPTSRKSNTQILQELEDLSDSLYQSHMSSTTTRRTASLVLPRESVVPPISSGETGPDKEDLNPKPRSRRMSLSPWRSRSKMDTEDIHPKDPIKSQKSLFSDETPTAIAATTPEKKGIWKWKPIRALTHIGMQKLSCLFSVEVVAAQGLPTSMNGLRLCVCVRKKDTRDGGVQTMPSRVSQGAADFEETLFIRSHVYYTPAAGRGTHMKFEPRPFLIYVAAFDAGELDFGRKTVDLSGLIQESIEKSLEGTRIRQWDTNFSLSGKAKGGELVLKLGFQIMEKDGGVGIYSQAEGQKSGNAQTHSPSFARKQSKSSFSVPSPRMTSRGLSQLGAGSEDLPMDDLNLDEPAPQATPLPLPPVQLEAKTEAAKTDNNNDNKDIEIIDFEVEDKGVEIQDEEEQSEESSDKRSVSSEVVKEVVVQDQSHLTRLNELDSIAQQIKALESLMGDEKALKLDEETGSQALDADEDKVTREFLSMLEGGGDDNDDDDNESKYEDARMQALQLEDAYEDEEGKKAEVFLPDLGKGLGCVVQTRNGGYLASANPFNVVFGRKETPKLAMQVSKPMVIQSEKGGFEVFQKMGALGLEGLSSRLLSSMALDELCGKTAEQVAFEGIASAIIQGRSKEGASSSAARTIAAVKSMAAMMSSGRRERVSSGIWNVSEEGVTVDYLLGFCLQKIEDMAVDALKIQAEVVKDEAPFEVSPLSDGGGVGVFDSAVAVEEWIGGGMEAEAITVVVLVQLRDPIRQFEGVGGPMVVLVHAEACTNDTSEDGERRYKVSSLQVGGMKVRSGGARVGWDTEKQRLTALQWLVAYGMGKAGKKGRRGGAKGPDALWSVSSRIMADMWLKPIRNPDVKFNTK; via the coding sequence ATGGCAGCAAACTATCCAACTTCGAGAAAGTCCAACACTCAGATCCTCCAGGAACTGGAGGACCTGAGCGACTCCCTATACCAATCCCACATGTCATCCACTACAACACGGAGAACCGCCTCCCTAGTCCTCCCCCGGGAGTCCGTCGTCCCTCCAATCTCGTCTGGCGAGACTGGACCGGACAAAGAAGACCTCAACCCTAAACCCCGGTCGAGGCGGATGTCCCTGTCCCCATGGCGGTCTAGGTCAAAGATGGACACGGAGGACATCCACCCCAAAGACCCCATCAAGTCCCAAAAGAGCCTATTTAGCGACGAAACTCCCACTGCAATTGCTGCCACTACTCCCGAGAAAAAAGGCATTTGGAAGTGGAAGCCTATAAGAGCACTAACTCACATAGGCATGCAAAAGCTGAGCTGCCTATTCTCCGTTGAGGTCGTGGCGGCCCAGGGCCTCCCGACCTCGATGAACGGGCTCCGCCTCTGTGTCTGCGTCCGGAAAAAGGACACCAGAGACGGCGGGGTCCAGACCATGCCCTCCAGAGTCTCCCAGGGCGCCGCAGATTTCGAGGAGACCCTCTTCATCCGGAGCCACGTCTACTACACCCCGGCGGCTGGAAGGGGGACCCACATGAAGTTCGAGCCGCGGCCGTTCTTAATCTACGTGGCCGCGTTCGACGCCGGCGAGCTGGACTTTGGCAGGAAAACAGTTGACCTGAGTGGCTTGATTCAAGAGTCCATTGAAAAAAGCTTGGAAGGAACGAGAATCAGGCAATGGGACACCAACTTTAGCCTTTCTGGAAAGGCTAAAGGTGGTGAGCTAGTTTTGAAACTAGGCTTCCAAATCATGGAAAAAGATGGAGGCGTTGGGATTTACTCCCAGGCAGAAGGCCAGAAGTCCGGGAATGCCCAGACCCACTCGCCTTCTTTTGCCCGGAAGCAGTCCAAGTCATCCTTCAGCGTGCCTAGCCCAAGGATGACTAGTCGAGGACTCTCCCAATTAGGAGCCGGCTCGGAAGATCTCCCTATGGACGACCTGAATCTTGACGAGCCGGCTCCTCAAGCCACGCCCCTGCCTTTGCCTCCAGTCCAACTGGAGGCAAAGACAGAGGCAGCTAAAACAGACAACAACAATGACAACAAAGATATCGAAATCATTGATTTTGAGGTGGAGGATAAGGGAGTTGAGATCCAAGATGAGGAAGAACAGAGTGAGGAGAGCTCAGACAAAAGATCAGTTTCAAGTGAGGTTGTTAAGGAAGTTGTTGTCCAAGATCAATCCCATCTCACAAGATTGAATGAGCTTGACTCCATAGCTCAGCAAATCAAGGCGCTTGAATCATTGATGGGAGATGAGAAAGCACTCAAATTGGATGAGGAGACAGGATCACAAGCACTAGATGCAGATGAGGATAAAGTGACTAGAGAGTTTCTCTCAATGCTTGAAGGTGGTGGTGATGACAACGACGACGACGACAACGAGTCCAAATACGAGGATGCTCGGATGCAGGCTCTGCAGTTGGAAGACGCGTACGAGGACGAGGAGGGAAAAAAGGCAGAGGTTTTCTTGCCGGATTTAGGCAAGGGGCTCGGCTGCGTCGTGCAGACGAGAAACGGGGGGTATCTCGCGTCTGCGAATCCGTTTAACGTGGTTTTCGGGAGGAAGGAGACGCCGAAGCTAGCAATGCAGGTGTCTAAGCCAATGGTGATTCAGTCAGAGAAGGGAGGGTTTGAGGTGTTTCAGAAAATGGGTGCATTAGGCCTTGAGGGGCTGTCGAGTAGGCTGCTGTCGTCGATGGCGTTGGACGAGCTGTGTGGGAAGACGGCCGAGCAGGTGGCGTTTGAGGGGATCGCGAGTGCGATCATACAGGGGAGGAGCAAGGAGGGCGCCTCCTCCAGCGCTGCGCGGACCATTGCGGCCGTGAAGTCCATGGCCGCGATGATGAGCAGCGGGAGGAGGGAGAGGGTGTCGAGCGGTATTTGGAATGTGAGCGAGGAAGGGGTGACGGTCGATTATCTTCTCGGGTTTTGTTTGCAGAAGATCGAGGATATGGCCGTGGACGCGCTTAAAATCCAAGCGGAAGTCGTTAAGGACGAGGCGCCTTTTGAGGTTTCGCCTCTTAGTGATGGTGGTGGTGTGGGTGTTTTTGATTCGGCCGTCGCGGTGGAGGAGTGGATTGGGGGAGGTATGGAGGCGGAGGCGATCACGGTGGTGGTTTTGGTTCAGCTCCGCGACCCCATCAGGCAGTTTGAGGGGGTCGGGGGGCCTATGGTGGTGTTGGTGCACGCTGAGGCGTGCACCAACGACACCAGCGAGGATGGGGAGAGGAGGTATAAGGTGTCGAGTTTGCAAGTTGGGGGGATGAAGGTGAGGAGCGGAGGGGCGAGGGTGGGGTGGGATACGGAGAAGCAGAGGCTCACGGCGTTGCAGTGGCTCGTGGCGTATGGGATGGGGAAGGCCGGGAAGAAGGGGAGACGAGGGGGTGCCAAGGGGCCGGACGCGCTGTGGAGCGTCTCGTCGCGGATCATGGCTGATATGTGGCTCAAGCCTATTAGGAATCCTGATGTGAAGTTCAACACAAAGTGA
- the LOC121801777 gene encoding cysteine protease XCP1-like, translating to MAISLSSKLFILAAFVLFYAGTTACARELSIVGYEPEDLTCIDKLINLFESWLDKHGKIYKTIEEKLHRFEIFKDNLHHIDERNKVVSNYWLGLNEFSDLSHDEFKKMFLGLKSDQIPKRDASLENFKYRDFVDLPKSVDWRKKGAVTRVKNQGQCGSCWAFSTVAAVEGINQIVTGNLTELSEQELIDCDTAYNNGCNGGLMDYAFAFIVSNNGLHKEDDYPYLMEEGTCQESRDEAEVVVIDGYHDVPRNDENSFLKALANQPLSVAIDASGRDFQFYHGGVFDGLCGTDLDHGVAAVGYGTSKGLDYVIVKNSWGGKWGEKGFIRMKRNNGKPEGMCGINKMASFPTKSH from the exons ATGGCTATTTCTCTAAGTTCCAAGCTATTTATTCTAGCCGCTTTCGTGCTATTCTATGCCGGCACCACAGCCTGTGCACGTGAGCTCTCGATCGTGGGCTATGAGCCTGAAGATCTCACGTGCATCGACAAGCTCATCAATCTTTTCGAATCTTGGCTCGATAAGCATGGCAAGATTTACAAAACCATAGAAGAGAAGTTGCATAGGTTCGAGATATTTAAGGATAATTTGCACCACATTGATGAGAGGAATAAGGTTGTTAGCAACTATTGGCTAGGGTTGAACGAGTTTTCGGATTTGAGCCATGATGAGTTCAAGAAAATGTTTTTAGGTCTCAAATCCGACCAAATTCCCAAGAGAGATGCGTCTCTTGAGAATTTCAAGTATAGGGATTTCGTGGATTTACCTAAATCCGTGGATTGGAGGAAGAAAGGAGCCGTCACACGGGTCAAGAACCAGGGTCAATGTG GAAGTTGTTGGGCGTTTTCGACTGTGGCTGCAGTAGAAGGGATCAACCAAATTGTGACGGGAAACTTAACCGAGTTGTCCGAGCAAGAGCTCATCGACTGTGACACGGCCTACAACAATGGTTGCAACGGAGGCCTAATGGACTACGCGTTCGCCTTCATTGTCTCCAACAACGGCCTCCATAAGGAAGACGACTACCCTTATCTCATGGAGGAAGGCACTTGCCAAGAAAGCAGA GATGAGGCGGAAGTTGTGGTGATCGATGGCTACCATGATGTGCCAAGAAACGACGAAAATAGCTTCTTGAAAGCTCTTGCAAACCAACCCCTGAGCGTGGCCATCGATGCTTCTGGGAGAGATTTTCAGTTCTACCACGGG GGCGTGTTTGACGGGCTTTGCGGGACAGATCTCGATCACGGAGTCGCGGCCGTTGGATATGGCACGAGCAAAGGATTGGACTATGTGATAGTGAAGAATTCGTGGGGGGGAAAATGGGGTGAGAAAGGATTTATAAGGATGAAGAGAAACAATGGGAAACCAGAAGGGATGTGTGGTATCAACAAAATGGCCTCATTCCCAACCAAAAGCCATTGA
- the LOC121755247 gene encoding AT-hook motif nuclear-localized protein 10-like, giving the protein MSASFEPTPPAMANREPFSMSSPPSMANREQFSMSSPPSLVMNPATSQPQLDQQMHMSFMNSDGGAFRQVVGSSPPSFQSIPAGATLISLSSTEQKRKRGRPRKYGPDGSISAPLGSPNAVIPQHEQQQQQNFLSPAVAPQSTEGVPPGIDGSGSPTAKKSRGRPRGSRNKVKQHGQALGSTGISFVPHVLNVTAGEDIASKIMAICQNGPRGVCVLSANGTVSMVALVQQTSSGGTATFEGRFEILSLSGSFILTEVAGQKSRTGGLSVTLAHPDGSIMGGCVAGLLVAASPAQIIVGSFMPDIQRQAPTNYMEPSSAPRLNQGQVGAGGSSSPSRGTPSESSGGAASPLNLSSGAYNITQGMSGIPWK; this is encoded by the exons ATGTCTGCATCATTTGAACCGACGCCGCCGGCGATGGCAAATCGGGAGCCGTTCAGCATGAGCTCGCCGCCGTCGATGGCTAATCGGGAGCAATTCAGCATGAGCTCGCCGCCGTCGCTGGTGATGAACCCGGCGACTTCGCAGCCGCAGCTGGACCAGCAAATGCACATGTCCTTTATGAACTCTGACGGCGGCGCATTCAGGCAAGTGGTGGGCTCTTCGCCACCGTCGTTTCAGTCTATTCCCGCTGGCGCCACTTTGATAAGTCTATCCTCCACCGAACAGAAGAGGAAGAGGGGCCGGCCAAGGAAGTACGGTCCCGATGGCAGCATCAGCGCTCCATTGGGTTCGCCTAATGCGGTTATACCGCAGCacgagcagcagcagcagcagaatTTCTTGTCTCCAGCAGTTGCTCCTCAATCTACAGAGGGCGTGCCGCCGGGGATTGACGGGTCGGGCTCGCCCACGGCCAAGAAGTCCAGAGGCAGGCCCCGTGGTTCGAGGAATAAAGTAAAGCAGCACGGCCAAGCTTTAG GTTCAACCGGTATCAGTTTTGTACCACATGTTCTCAATGTAACTGCTGGAGag GACATTGCTTCGAAGATAATGGCCATTTGCCAGAATGGACCCAGGGGAGTTTGTGTTCTCTCTGCCAACGGGACCGTATCTATGGTAGCACTTGTTCAGCAAACATCATCTGGTGGAACTGCCACCTTTGAG GGTCGGTTTGAAATTTTATCCCTCTCTGGATCATTCATACTGACTGAAGTTGCCGGTCAGAAAAGCAGAACCGGTGGGTTGAGTGTTACTTTAGCTCATCCTGACGGAAGCATTATGGGTGGCTGTGTCGCCGGTTTACTGGTTGCAGCATCCCCTGCTCAG ATTATAGTGGGAAGCTTCATGCCCGACATTCAGAGGCAAGCCCCGACAAACTACATGGAGCCTTCATCAGCTCCAAGACTGAACCAAGGCCAAGTTGGTGCTGGTGGTAGCAGCTCGCCATCACGAGGGACTCCCAGCGAATCCTCAGGTGGGGCGGCAAGTCCTCTGAATTTGAGCTCGGGCGCGTACAACATCACACAGGGCATGTCAGGTATTCCATGGAAATAA
- the LOC121801793 gene encoding cinnamoyl-CoA reductase 1-like codes for MAEKDKTVCVTGAGGFVGSWLVKLLLSKGYTVHGTLRNPGDEKYAYLRKLDNAAEKLKFFKADLLDFDSILAAVKGCVGVFHVACPVPPSSVPNPEVELVQPALNGTLNVLKACSEAKIGRVVVVSSISAVLMIPDWPQDRVMDEDCWSDKEHCMKTNNWYTYSKTVAEAEAWEYAKKSGLSVVTVCPSLVLGPLLQETANASSLVLIKLLKECYKEIENNLRKLVDVRDVAEALILVYEKPGAEGRYICLGHLITNLELVDMLKTFYPNYDYPQGFKDGKDQLKISSEKLQKLGWKPRPLKETIVDSVESYKKFGILWA; via the exons ATGGCGGAGAAAGATAAGACTGTTTGTGTCACCGGCGCCGGCGGCTTCGTAGGTTCATGGCTCGTTAAACTCCTTCTCTCTAAAGGCTACACTGTTCATGGCACCCTCCGAAATCCCG GGGATGAGAAATACGCGTATTTGAGGAAACTCGACAATGCAGCGGAAAAGCTGAAGTTCTTTAAGGCAGATTTGCTTGATTTCGACTCCATTCTTGCAGCGGTTAAAGGATGTGTCGGGGTTTTCCACGTGGCCTGCCCCGTCCCACCGAGCTCCGTTCCAAATCCAGAG GTGGAATTAGTTCAGCCAGCACTCAATGGCACTCTCAATGTCCTAAAAGCATGCTCCGAAGCAAAAATCGGGCGTGTTGTGGTTGTATCTTCGATTTCTGCAGTTCTAATGATCCCAGATTGGCCCCAGGATCGGGTGATGGATGAGGATTGTTGGTCGGATAAGGAGCACTGCATGAAGACTAAT AACTGGTATACCTATTCGAAAACAGTGGCTGAAGCCGAGGCTTGGGAATACGCAAAGAAGAGCGGGCTTAGTGTTGTCACAGTATGTCCAAGCCTCGTGCTGGGGCCGTTGCTGCAGGAGACTGCAAATGCCAGCAGTTTGGTTCTTATTAAGCTTTTGAAAG AATGCTATAAAGAAATTGAAAACAACCTTCGGAAGCTAGTAGATGTGCGTGATGTGGCCGAGGCCTTAATACTAGTCTACGAGAAGCCCGGAGCTGAGGGCAGATACATATGCTTGGGTCACTTGATCACGAATTTGGAATTAGTGGATATGCTCAAGACATTTTATCCCAACTACGACTATCCACAAGG CTTCAAAGATGGGAAAGATCAGCTGAAAATCAGTTCAGAGAAGCTGCAAAAACTGGGTTGGAAACCTAGGCCATTGAAAGAAACTATTGTGGACTCTGTTGAGAGTTACAAAAAGTTTGGCATCCTTTGGGCATGA
- the LOC121755257 gene encoding 3-hydroxy-3-methylglutaryl coenzyme A reductase 1-like, with amino-acid sequence MDIRRRPAKPSQPPPPLQSASKSSSVDHHPSSPKASDALPLPLYLTNGIFFTLFFSVAYFLLLRWGDKIRNSTPLHILTFSEIAAILCLIASFIYLLCFFGIDFVQSFISKPEEHQQFILHEDRKPIAAVELPQGDEEIVDGVVSGEIPLHSLESRLGDCLRAARIRREAVQRLVGRGLEGLPVEGFDYDSILGQCCEMPVGYVQIPVGIAGPLLLNGGEYSVPMATTEGCLVASTNRGCKAIYASGGATCVLLRDAMTRAPVVRFSSAKRAAELKFFLEDPLHFDALSVVFNKSSRFARLQNIQCAIAGKNLYIRFSCSTGDAMGMNMVSKGVQNVLDFLQNDFPDMDVIGISGNYCSDKKPSAVNWIEGRGKSVVCEAVITGDVVSKVLKTTVPSLVELNMLKNLTGSAVAGALGGFNAHAANIVSAVFIATGQDPAQNIESSHCITMMEAINGGKDLHISVTMPSIEVGTVGGGTQLASQSACLNLLGVKGANKESPGSNARLLATIVAGAVLAGELSLMSAISAGQLVKSHMKYNRSSRDIAKIGS; translated from the exons ATGGACATCCGCCGGAGGCCAGCAAAGCCTTCCCAACCTCCTCCTCCGCTGCAATCGGCCTCCAAATCATCCTCCGTCGATCACCACCCCTCGTCCCCAAAAGCCTCCGATGCCCTACCATTACCCCTCTATCTCACCAACGGAATCTTCTTCACGCTCTTCTTCTCCGTCGCCtacttcctcctcctccgctgGGGCGATAAGATCCGCAATTCCACGCCGCTGCATATCCTCACCTTCTCCGAGATCGCCGCGATCCTCTGCCTAATCGCGTCCTTCATTTACCTCTTATGCTTCTTCGGAATCGACTTCGTgcaatccttcatctcgaagCCTGAGGAGCACCAGCAGTTCATCCTCCACGAGGATCGGAAGCCGATTGCGGCGGTGGAGCTTCCGCAGGGAGATGAGGAAATCGTAGACGGCGTCGTTTCCGGTGAAATCCCCTTGCATTCGCTTGAATCGAGGCTAGGGGACTGCCTTAGGGCGGCGAGGATACGGCGGGAGGCGGTGCAGAGGCTGGTGGGGAGGGGATTGGAAGGTTTGCCCGTGGAAGGATTCGATTACGACTCGATTCTAGGGCAATGCTGCGAGATGCCGGTGGGATACGTGCAGATTCCGGTGGGGATCGCGGGGCCGCTGCTGCTGAACGGCGGTGAGTACTCGGTGCCGATGGCGACGACGGAGGGGTGCCTCGTTGCGAGCACGAACAGGGGATGCAAGGCGATCTACGCCTCCGGAGGCGCGACGTGCGTGCTGCTGCGGGACGCGATGACTAGAGCTCCGGTGGTGAGGTTCTCGTCGGCGAAGAGAGCGGCGGAGCTGAAGTTCTTCCTCGAAGATCCTCTCCATTTTGATGCGCTGTCGGTCGTTTTCAATAA ATCGAGTAGATTTGCGAGGCTCCAAAACATTCAATGTGCAATTGCTGGGAAGAATCTGTACATAAGATTCAGTTGCAGCACGGGTGATGCCATGGGAATGAACATGGTTTCGAAAGGGGTTCAAAATGTTTTGGACTTCCTCCAGAATGATTTCCCAGATATGGATGTCATTGGTATTTCTG GAAATTACTGTTCTGACAAAAAACCATCTGCAGTCAACTGGATCGAAGGGCGTGGTAAATCAGTTGTATGTGAGGCTGTCATCACCGGTGATGTGGTGTCGAAGGTACTGAAAACAACTGTACCCTCCCTTGTCGAGCTCAACATGCTCAAGAACCTCACCGGTTCTGCTGTTGCTGGCGCTCTTGGTGGCTTCAACGCACATGCTGCAAACATAGTCTCTGCAGTATTCATCGCCACTGGGCAGGACCCGGCTCAAAACATTGAAAGTTCCCACTGCATTACTATGATGGAGGCTATCAATGGCGGCAAGGATCTTCATATTTCAGTGACAATGCCATCCATTGAG GTTGGAACTGTCGGGGGAGGAACTCAACTTGCATCGCAATCTGCTTGCCTAAACCTTCTTGGTGTAAAGGGCGCAAATAAAGAGTCTCCCGGATCAAATGCCCGGCTCCTGGCCACCATTGTCGCTGGCGCTGTCTTGGCAGGAGAGCTCTCACTAATGTCTGCCATTTCAGCTGGCCAGCTCGTCAAGAGCCACATGAAATACAACCGATCAAGCAGGGACATCGCGAAGATTGGGTCCTGA
- the LOC121801801 gene encoding uncharacterized protein LOC121801801: MSGGWRRAIGNARSFVGNSMGGLRGGSSLASWAVAGTLAYFLWVRPSQQLKREQEERAALAAASDSYRYIEKRKPIPDPQETGLIYGNKSGVKKSE; the protein is encoded by the exons ATGTCGGGCGGTTGGAGGAGAGCAATCGGTAACGCGAGGTCCTTTGTTGGAAATTCTATGGGCGGCCTCAGAGGCGGCAGCAGTTTAGCGTCGTGGGCCGTCGCTGGAACCCTAGCTTATTTCCTCTGGGTTCGGCCGTCGCAGCAGCTCAAAAGAGAGCAAGAG GAACGAGCTGCGTTGGCGGCGGCGTCAGATTCTTACCGGTATATTGAGAAGCGGAAACCAATTCCAGATCCTCAG GAAACCGGATTGATTTACGGGAACAAGAGTGGAGTTAAAAAATCTGAGTGA